In one window of Brassica rapa cultivar Chiifu-401-42 chromosome A07, CAAS_Brap_v3.01, whole genome shotgun sequence DNA:
- the LOC103829723 gene encoding cytokinin riboside 5'-monophosphate phosphoribohydrolase LOG1 — MYVQRTFTPTHNEKEILLSVFKKQNCVLEKKDKEMEVEPKFKRICVFCGSSAGNKTSYRDAAIELGAELVSKNIDLVYGGGSIGLMGLISQAVYNGGRHVIGVIPKTLMPKEITGETVGEVKAVADMHERKAEMAKHSDAFIALPGGYGTLEELLEVITWAQLGIHDKPVGLLNVEGYYNSLLSFIDKAVEEGFITPTARHIIVSAPSAKDLVKKLEEYVPRHEKVASKKSWEMEQIGQSPTCQISR, encoded by the exons ATGTATGTACAAAGAACATTCACACCAACACACAACGAGAAAGAGATTCTTCTTTCagtatttaaaaaacaaaactgtGTACtggaaaaaaaagataaagagaTGGAAGTTGAACCAAAGTTCAAGAGAATATGTGTGTTTTGTGGAAGTAGTGCTGGTAATAAAACCAGTTACAGAGATGCTGCTATCGAACTCGGAGCCGAACTG GTATCCAAAAATATCGATCTTGTCTATGGTGGAGGGAGCATTGGTTTAATGGGTTTGATTTCTCAAGCTGTTTACAATGGAGGTCGCCATGTCATCGG GGTTATCCCCAAGACACTAATGCCAAAAGAG ATAACAGGAGAGACAGTGGGAGAAGTGAAGGCAGTAGCAGACATGCACGAAAGGAAAGCTGAAATGGCTAAGCACTCTGATGCTTTTATTGCTTTGCCTG GTGGATATGGTACACTTGAAGAGCTTCTTGAAGTAATCACTTGGGCGCAGCTTGGAATCCATGATAAACCA GTGGGACTATTGAATGTGGAAGGATACTACAATTCATTGTTATCATTCATAGACAAAGCAGTGGAAGAAGGTTTCATTACACCAACTGCTCGTCATATCATTGTTTCTGCTCCTTCTGCAAAAGACCTTGTCAAGAAACTCGAG GAATATGTACCAAGGCATGAGAAGGTCGCCTCAAAGAAAAGTTGGGAGATGGAGCAAATTGGGCAGAGTCCCACTTGTCAAATCTCAAGATGA